A region of the Leptospira inadai serovar Lyme str. 10 genome:
ACGTAGAGGAATGTTAAAATTTTGGAATATGTTTTTGATTATTCTAGCGTTTCACTTTTGCCTACTCGGGACATGGATCACTCGAAGCGGAGTATTGGAAGGACCTCATTCCTTCTCAAAATCCACGATCGGAACCCCTTTCATTATATACATAGGATTAAGCTTTTCGGTATATATTGGATTCCTAATTTACAGAAGAGGCAAGCTTGTTCCGGAACGGAATCTGGAAGCGATGACTTCGAAAGAAGGAAGCTTTCTCCTGAATAATTTTTTGTTAGTCATCGCGACATTATCGATCCTATTAGGCGTTTTCTCCCCGCTTCTATACGGGAGAGAATTCAAGGCGCCCTGGTTCAATTCATGGGGAGTTCCTTCCGGAATTTTATTACTCTTATTAATGGGCTCCGCTCCCCTTTTAGCCTGGCGCAAAGGCGCCGACAAAATATTTTTTACGACTCTATTTAAGCCTCTGATTGCGGGAATACTCGGGGCCGGAGCTTATATATTCTATTATTCCCGCAATTATTCGATCAGCGATTATAGCCTAGGAGATGTGCTAGGGGAAGTGTATAGTGTTCTTACGATAGGCTTGGGCGTATTTACCATCGCGGGCATCGCTCAAGAATATCATAAAGGCATTATGGCCCGTAAGGCTTCTTATCCCAAGGAGGGATATTTAACGGCCGGCGTACGAATGCTCTTGAAGAATAAGAGACGCTACGGAGGATATCTAGTCCATCTTTCGATGGTCATCCTATTCATAGGTCTTGCGGGAAACGCATTCAAACAGAATACCTCCGTTAAATTCTTTTATTTTCTGGAGCTCCCTCGCGCTAACGAGATCGTTTACTCCAGTCAAGATACCGCCGTGCTCGGCGATTATATCATAGCGGCAAGCAGCCTTAAAATCAAACCGATCATCAACGGGGATCCTTCGGAAGGAATCAGTCATAGAAACGTCATCGTGTCCCATGAAGCGACATTCGAGGTAAAGCGGCAGCTAAAAGAATTCGCTACGATGGTAACCGAAAGGAGGTTCTATCCTCAAATTTCGCATCTGAGCGGAGATTTCGAAACTCATATTCCTACCAGCGAACCTTCGATCGCTTCGACTCCTAAAGAAGATCTTTATATACAATTGGGTGCGATCGAGCACGCCGATCTTTCGGACGAAAATCCGGATTTGCCTAGGTTGTTTATGAACTTCTTTTTTACGAGAGATTCGAACATCAAGTCGGAACAGTATCTTAGATTTCCCCGGCAAATCGTCGCGAACCTGGAAGTTTGGATCAATCCTATGGTAAAATTCATTTGGGCTGGTTCTTTACTGTTCTTTCTCTCCGGACTTTTGATACTGCTACCGATCGGAGAAAATCGGCTATGAGACTCGTTTCGATTCCGATCGTTTTTTTACTCGGTGGAGTCCTGTTTGCGGAATCCACTTTTACGAATCTGACGAGCCCGGAGGAAATTCGGACGTTTCACGACGTGACGAATCGGATTCGATGCATTTGTATTCCTTCCATCGCCATAAAAAGTTGTTCGTTTAATAATTGTACGGTTTCGGCAAAACTGAAGGTCTTCATCGAAAATCGGATCCGCAGCGGCGAAAGCGCCGATACGATCGTGGACAAAATGGTGAAAGGGTTCGGACCGGATGCCGTAAAGGATCCGGTCATTGCCAAGTTTATCGAAACCGGAAACACCGGGATGGCACAAAGCGTCGTCTACGGATTCGGGCCGGATATTTTGGCAAAACCGGATTCGACCTGGATCGATGTCAGCATTGCCATGACGGGAGCGCTAGGCATTCTTCTAATCATTCTCTATTTAAAAAGAAGAATGGCACCGAACTCGATCTCGACTACGGATGCGAACGAAGATGCGGCCTTTCATAAATATCTTTCCGAAATCGAGGAGAAGCAAAAGTAAATGGATTTTCTACTGATCTTCTTTTATATACTTCTCTCCTCCTTGGTTTTGGCTCCGTTTTTATATGTACGATTTGCAAAGCCCGGCCAAGATCTGGAGTTGGAAACGGAAAGGCGGGAGTTGGTCAATAGGCGAGAAGTCTTATTGGAAAACTTAAAGGATTTGAAAATCGAATTCGATACCGGCAAGTTGACCGATCCCGAATTCAAATCCATTTCCTCCGGGATAGTGCACGAACTAGAAGAGCAGGATCGGGAAATCAAGGAATGGAGCACGCGAAAACACGTCGATATCGATCGGCAACCGGTCGCTTCAAACCAGGTTCCAGCGCAGAAATACTGTCACCAATGCGGTTTTAAAATCGAATTGGTCGGTGCTAAATTCTGTCCGGAATGCGGCACGCGCCTCATGGTGTGAGCGCAATATTCCGGCCGTTTTCAAAACCGAATTCGGATGCGGAGGATAGGAATTAAATCGATTTTTTCCCCAGAGGAAATTTAAGAATTCCCTATAAACCGAATTCGTGAAGAATCGATTCTCCGCAGGACTCTATTACAATCATTTAATAAACTAGAGTGATCCTATAATCCCAGGATTTGTTTCCCGATTTTTCTATCGTATCCGATAATGGGAGTCTATAGCTTAAGCGACCCAGATTCACTTCTCCGCGGTTGGAAGTGCAGATCGAAGTAATCGGGAAATTTACGCGGAAATGCATCGAGCTAGTCCTGATTAATCGTAGAGTCTCGCTAAACACCTTCTTTTCCCCGTCCATTTGCATAGAATCCGGGGAACGAGTAACGGAAGGAAATTCGCGTTTAATATAGATGGTCCTGGCTTTTTCCTTCTTGATCTGAACGTTTCCGATCAAAATTCCTTCGATCTGAGTTATATCCGAAAATTCGACCTTATACGTCACTTTCGCCTTTTCCCGGAATACGCCGGGCTCGGCTTCGGGACTTTCCAACTTTTGGAAAGTATAATCTTTTAGTACGACGCTTTTGGAAAAAAAGCCCTTATTCAAACGGCTTAGAATCTCTTCCCGACGAGTCGGAAGAAATTTTATCAAAGATTCGTCCGACTTCTTTTTAGTGGGAACGACGTAGGTGACCTCAAGGGTGCCGGAAAGATCCGGATTGATTGTAAGGATTTCTTCATAATCGAAACAGCCCGTAAACAGAAGGCAGAAGATCGGAAGGAACCGTTTTAAGGGAAGTTTTCCCAAAGTCATACCATCATTCGGGAGGAGAGTGCGGATTCCGTCAACGGGAAAAGACTGCAAATCAGAGGACGGAAGACAGAGGACTGAGGACAGAACATCGATGAGTTGCGATTCCATGTTCTGTGGGGAAGATTCATACCTTTACTTCTGTAACTTTTCCAACGTCTAGCAACTTCTGTCTAGCGTGAGCAAAGCGAACGCGTCTGTCTTCTGACCCCTGTCTTCTGAAAGCGAACGCGAAGCCCGGAGCAGCGTGACCCGGAACGAAGTGAAGGGGGCCGCCCCCGTAGAGCAAATACGGGGGTTTTCGTTTTTAGATTATTTAGAAATAGGGTACGCCTCGTTACCGTGCTCGAGAATATCCAAACCTTGAATTTCTTCGTCCTCGGAGACTCGGAGACCGATCGTATATTTCAGGGCAAGGAAGAGCAAAGAGGAAGCTCCAAAAGCCCAGACGAAAGCCATAAGAGCTCCGGTGAATTGCACGATCACAGGATCGAATCCGCCGCCGAAAAAGAATCCGTTAATTCCGCCGTAAGCTTCCTCGGCAAACAAACCGGCTGCAATCGTTCCCCACACCCCGCAAACTCCATGAACGGAAACCGCACCGACCGGATCGTCGATTTTGATTTTATCGAAAAATAGAACGCTGAATACGACTAATACGCCTGCGACCAAACCGATGATTACTGCGGAAGAAATGCTGACATTCGCGCAAGGAGAAGTGATCGCCACGAGACCGGCGAGCGCGCC
Encoded here:
- a CDS encoding heme lyase CcmF/NrfE family subunit produces the protein MNDFGALCLITSFSLLIFSIVQTSYGIFRNDPHGIELGRYTLMANFGVVLLAFLVLVVQLVRTDLNNYYVVMHSSEHLPLFYKMTSVWSGSSGSLLFWNLLLSFFTFIVLWQTRHLVNDRVPVMNLSLSVIACFFSFLAIFFPDAQPFREFQPAAVAGRGLNPLLQHWAMIIHPPILYVGYVSFAIPFSIATSALITGKLSENWFRFVRRWSIFSWFFLGTGILLGSKWAYEELGWGGYWAWDPVENASLMPWLLSTAFLHSMIIQERRGMLKFWNMFLIILAFHFCLLGTWITRSGVLEGPHSFSKSTIGTPFIIYIGLSFSVYIGFLIYRRGKLVPERNLEAMTSKEGSFLLNNFLLVIATLSILLGVFSPLLYGREFKAPWFNSWGVPSGILLLLLMGSAPLLAWRKGADKIFFTTLFKPLIAGILGAGAYIFYYSRNYSISDYSLGDVLGEVYSVLTIGLGVFTIAGIAQEYHKGIMARKASYPKEGYLTAGVRMLLKNKRRYGGYLVHLSMVILFIGLAGNAFKQNTSVKFFYFLELPRANEIVYSSQDTAVLGDYIIAASSLKIKPIINGDPSEGISHRNVIVSHEATFEVKRQLKEFATMVTERRFYPQISHLSGDFETHIPTSEPSIASTPKEDLYIQLGAIEHADLSDENPDLPRLFMNFFFTRDSNIKSEQYLRFPRQIVANLEVWINPMVKFIWAGSLLFFLSGLLILLPIGENRL
- a CDS encoding cytochrome c-type biogenesis protein CcmH, translated to MRLVSIPIVFLLGGVLFAESTFTNLTSPEEIRTFHDVTNRIRCICIPSIAIKSCSFNNCTVSAKLKVFIENRIRSGESADTIVDKMVKGFGPDAVKDPVIAKFIETGNTGMAQSVVYGFGPDILAKPDSTWIDVSIAMTGALGILLIILYLKRRMAPNSISTTDANEDAAFHKYLSEIEEKQK
- a CDS encoding zinc ribbon domain-containing protein; translation: MDFLLIFFYILLSSLVLAPFLYVRFAKPGQDLELETERRELVNRREVLLENLKDLKIEFDTGKLTDPEFKSISSGIVHELEEQDREIKEWSTRKHVDIDRQPVASNQVPAQKYCHQCGFKIELVGAKFCPECGTRLMV
- a CDS encoding LIC11874 family lipoprotein yields the protein MTLGKLPLKRFLPIFCLLFTGCFDYEEILTINPDLSGTLEVTYVVPTKKKSDESLIKFLPTRREEILSRLNKGFFSKSVVLKDYTFQKLESPEAEPGVFREKAKVTYKVEFSDITQIEGILIGNVQIKKEKARTIYIKREFPSVTRSPDSMQMDGEKKVFSETLRLIRTSSMHFRVNFPITSICTSNRGEVNLGRLSYRLPLSDTIEKSGNKSWDYRITLVY